In the genome of Cryptomeria japonica chromosome 8, Sugi_1.0, whole genome shotgun sequence, one region contains:
- the LOC131064557 gene encoding disease resistance protein RPP2B, with the protein MGGHVFGSDKAYWKLQLNVAKEARVHKDIKRKLKISYDALEEDEKQIFMDVACFFIGEDVNRAKSIWRASGWRAEHGLQTLKDRCLVEVETCLDHLGYPGWKYHYEPEFILRMHDHLRDLGREMADNETSHPRPLWRPEDRIDISEFEGIQDTHPDSVGKSFRCFTHDLIGADALNITYFLGSSKTSTSLQCLQLHSTQEEFSSIPEWIPLQNLHALSLQGVLPTILWQRDAQVSLKLKELYCNFYPLTFPDFNHDVLMTHLNELVSSFRMLKHLENLHLEIDEFDSVLNIEWNLLLKSVRELTNLKTLKLALFAAVEGEIAFSNRGETTDDRFCMRSFEAISLCKVGNTRKVSIHGQFCPTLKSLKLCSMTDLSEVDLTGVITLECLVLFDCKKLTKVLSNYMPELEMVHIKLCLTMTELPNFGHVSCLKRIYISRCRDLQDISSIERLKGLKRIWIFVCPKLKSIKAIEQLKGLRRIWIEKCPQLEGVICFKEMKELKRIFIGGCPKLQNIRGIEELKGQKEMLIAVCPIISVVERLQRLPSELTILAGRWASDF; encoded by the exons ATGGGCGGGCATGTTTTTGGCAGTGACAAAGCTTATTGGAAGTTACAATTAAATGTTGCTAAGGAGGCAAGAGTACACAAAGACATAAAACGTAAGCTTAAGATAAGCTATGATGCTCTGGAAGAGGATGAGAAACAGATATTTATGGACGTAGCATGCTTTTTCATAGGGGAAGATGTGAACAGGGCCAAAAGTATATGGAGGGCTTCAGGGTGGAGAGCTGAACATGGACTTCAGACTCTCAAGGACAGATGCCTTGTTGAAGTGGAAACTTGTTTAGATCACTTAGGCTATCCGGGTTGGAAATACCATTATGAGCCAGAATTTATTTTGAGAATGCATGACCACCTCCGTGACTTAGGGAGAGAAATGGCAGATAATGAAACGAGCCATCCTCGTCCGCTGTGGCGTCCTGAAGATCGT ATTGATATCAGCGAATTCGAGGGAATCCAAGACACCCATCCTGACTCCGTAGGAAAAAGTTTCAGATGTTTCACGCATGACCTTATAGGTGCTGATGCTCTTAATATAACATATTTTCTGGGGAGTTCAAAGACATCAACTTCTTTACAATGCCTTCAACTTCACTCTACGCAGGAAGAGTTTTCATCTATTCCTGAATGGATTCCTCTACAGAATTTGCACGCTTTAAGTCTTCAAGGAGTATTACCTACGATATTGTGGCAAAGGGATGCCCAG GTTTCACTCAAGTTGAAAGAGCTATACTGCAACTTTTATCCTCTGACATTTCCAGACTTCAATCATGATGTGCTTATGACACATTTAAACGAACTGGTGAGTTCGTTCAGAATGCTCAAACATCTGGAGAATTTGCACCTAGAAATAGACGAGTTTGACTCAGTCTTGAATATCGAATGGAATTTGTTGCTGAAATCTGTAAGAGAACTCACCAATCTGAAAACTTTAAAGCTGGCATTGTTTGCTGCTGTAGAAGGGGAAATTGCTTTCAGCAACAGGGGAGAGACAACTGATGATCGGTTTTGTATGAGAAGCTTTGAAGCCATATCTCTGTGTAAGGTAGGCAACACAAGGAAGGTCTCAATTCATGGACAGTTCTGTCCCACCTTGAAATCTCTTAAGCTTTGTTCTATGACAGATCTAAGTGAAGTGGATTTAACAGGGGTAATCACACTAGAATGTCTTGTGCTGTTCGACTGTAAAAAGTTGACAAAAGTGCTGAGCAATTATATGCCAGAACTCGAAATGGTCCACATAAAATTATGCCTGACTATGACAGAGTTGCCAAATTTTGGGCATGTCAGTTGTCTCAAGAGGATCTATATTAGCCGCTGTCGGGATCTACAGGATATATCATCAATTGAAAGATTGAAGGGATTGAAGAGGATCTGGATTTTTGTATGTCCAAAGCTGAAGAGTATAAAAGCTATTGAACAATTGAAGGGGTTGAGAAGAATCTGGATTGAGAAATGTCCACAGCTGGAGGGTGTAATTTGTTTTAAAGAAATGAAGGAGTTGAAGAGAATCTTCATTGGGG